Proteins encoded in a region of the Mycolicibacterium duvalii genome:
- a CDS encoding DUF3515 domain-containing protein, with amino-acid sequence MDSRSGDGPSRGMLIAALIVAVGAVVGVLAVAAVLQRPDGPAPVSVAALPAPRSDGPECRALVDALPERLGDYRRAELVEPAPVGTAAWQLPDGGEAVILRCGLSRPGEFVVGAPLQMVDAVSWLRVSDAGSADGRTTWFAVDRPVYIALTLPAGSGPAPIQALSTVITQSLPARPIDPAPAR; translated from the coding sequence ATGGACAGCCGCTCCGGAGACGGACCGTCGCGGGGGATGCTGATCGCCGCGCTGATCGTCGCCGTCGGCGCCGTAGTCGGCGTTCTCGCGGTCGCCGCGGTGCTGCAGCGCCCTGACGGGCCCGCGCCGGTGTCGGTCGCGGCCCTGCCCGCGCCACGGTCCGACGGACCGGAGTGCCGGGCGCTGGTCGACGCACTGCCCGAGCGGCTGGGTGACTATCGGCGCGCGGAGCTTGTCGAACCGGCCCCGGTGGGTACGGCGGCATGGCAGCTGCCCGACGGCGGGGAGGCGGTGATCCTGCGCTGCGGGTTGTCGCGTCCGGGCGAGTTCGTGGTCGGCGCCCCCCTGCAGATGGTCGACGCGGTGTCGTGGCTGCGGGTCAGCGACGCCGGCTCGGCGGACGGTCGGACCACGTGGTTCGCGGTGGACCGGCCGGTCTACATCGCCCTGACGCTGCCGGCGGGATCGGGGCCGGCACCGATCCAGGCGCTATCGACCGTGATCACACAGTCATTGCCCGCGCGGCCGATCGATCCGGCCCCGGCCCGCTGA
- a CDS encoding D-alanine--D-alanine ligase family protein: MTARTRVAVVYGGRSSEHAISCVSAGSILRNLDPHRFEVVAVGISAAGSWVLTDGRPETLAITDGTLPSVNSSSGTELTFAADPQRRGQLLSLADGAGDVLASVDVVFPVLHGPYGEDGTIQGLLELAGVPYVGAGVLASAVGMDKEFTKKVLAADGLPVGDHVVLRPGRGDLSFEERERLGLPVFVKPARGGSSIGVSRVTGWDSLIPAVELARRHDPKVIVEAAIGGRELECGVLEFPDGRVEASTLGEIRVAGVRGREDGFYDFETKYLADAAELDVPAKVDDTVAEEIRALSVRAFTAIDCQGLARVDFFLTPEGPVINEINTMPGFTTISMYPQMWAASGVDYPTLLSTMVDTAIARGTGLR; this comes from the coding sequence GTGACTGCCCGCACCCGCGTTGCCGTCGTCTACGGCGGACGGAGTTCTGAACACGCGATCTCGTGTGTGTCGGCCGGCAGCATCCTGCGCAACCTCGATCCGCACCGGTTCGAGGTGGTGGCGGTGGGTATCTCCGCGGCCGGTTCCTGGGTGCTGACCGACGGCCGGCCCGAGACCCTGGCGATCACCGACGGCACGCTGCCGTCGGTCAACTCGTCGTCGGGCACCGAGTTGACCTTCGCCGCGGACCCACAACGACGAGGACAGCTGCTGTCGCTGGCCGACGGCGCCGGCGATGTGCTCGCCTCGGTCGACGTGGTGTTCCCGGTACTGCACGGGCCGTACGGAGAGGACGGCACCATCCAGGGTCTGCTGGAGCTGGCCGGGGTGCCCTACGTCGGAGCCGGGGTGCTGGCCAGCGCGGTGGGCATGGACAAGGAGTTCACCAAGAAGGTGCTGGCAGCCGACGGCCTACCGGTCGGAGACCACGTGGTTCTGCGGCCCGGGCGGGGCGACCTGTCTTTCGAAGAGCGGGAACGGCTCGGGCTGCCGGTGTTCGTCAAACCCGCCCGCGGCGGATCGTCGATCGGCGTCAGCCGCGTCACCGGGTGGGACTCGCTCATCCCCGCCGTCGAGCTCGCCCGTCGCCACGACCCGAAGGTCATCGTCGAGGCCGCCATCGGAGGTCGGGAGCTCGAATGCGGTGTCCTCGAATTCCCGGACGGCCGCGTCGAGGCGAGCACACTCGGCGAGATCCGGGTGGCGGGAGTGCGCGGGCGCGAGGACGGGTTCTACGACTTCGAGACGAAGTACCTCGCCGACGCCGCCGAACTCGACGTCCCGGCCAAGGTCGACGACACCGTCGCCGAGGAGATCCGGGCGCTGTCGGTCCGCGCGTTCACCGCCATCGACTGCCAGGGGCTGGCCCGCGTCGACTTCTTCCTGACTCCCGAAGGCCCCGTGATCAACGAGATCAACACGATGCCGGGCTTCACCACGATCTCGATGTACCCGCAGATGTGGGCGGCCAGCGGGGTGGACTACCCGACGCTGCTGTCGACCATGGTGGACACCGCGATCGCGCGCGGCACCGGCCTGCGGTGA
- a CDS encoding cystathionine gamma-lyase, which translates to MQGTYGDSTRSVKATDTERLPGSPVAPYPVPAAAYHLDPAEDDAQDTYGRRSNPTWRQLESALAQLENSSDAIAFGSGMAALTAALRVAVAPGATVVVPADGYYQVRAYAREYFTPRGVTVVEARCEQMCDAAGSADVVLAETPSNPRLDVVDLHRLAMTCRARGATLIVDNTTATPLGQQPLSLGADLVVASATKALAGHHDLLAGYAAGNHPDLMERLRTERLHAGPVLGALEAWLLLRSLATFGLRFDRQCQNAAAVAVMLRTHPAVRAVRYPGIPEDPAHPVAAVQMRRFGGIVAVELADARTVHALVERSALLVASTSFGGIHSSVDRRARWGDAVPDGFARISLGIEDTEDLLADLEQALPRT; encoded by the coding sequence GTGCAGGGCACCTACGGCGATTCCACCCGCAGCGTCAAAGCCACCGACACCGAACGACTCCCGGGTTCGCCGGTGGCGCCCTACCCGGTGCCGGCCGCGGCCTATCATCTCGACCCCGCCGAGGACGACGCGCAGGACACCTACGGACGTCGCTCCAATCCCACCTGGCGGCAGCTGGAATCCGCCCTTGCTCAGCTCGAGAATTCCTCTGACGCAATCGCTTTCGGATCCGGTATGGCCGCGCTCACGGCGGCGCTGCGCGTCGCGGTCGCGCCGGGTGCCACGGTGGTGGTGCCGGCCGACGGCTACTACCAGGTGCGCGCCTACGCCCGCGAGTACTTCACGCCACGCGGAGTGACTGTCGTCGAAGCGCGTTGCGAGCAGATGTGCGATGCCGCCGGCAGCGCCGACGTCGTCCTGGCCGAGACGCCGTCCAACCCCCGGCTCGACGTGGTGGACCTGCATCGGCTGGCCATGACGTGCCGGGCGCGTGGAGCCACGTTGATCGTCGACAACACCACCGCGACCCCGCTGGGACAGCAGCCCCTGTCGCTGGGCGCCGATCTGGTGGTCGCCAGCGCCACCAAAGCGCTGGCCGGCCATCACGACCTGCTCGCCGGGTACGCGGCGGGCAACCATCCCGACCTGATGGAGCGGCTCCGGACCGAACGGCTCCACGCCGGACCGGTGCTCGGTGCGCTCGAGGCGTGGCTGCTGCTGCGCAGCCTGGCCACGTTCGGTCTGCGATTCGACCGGCAGTGCCAGAACGCCGCCGCGGTGGCAGTGATGCTGCGCACCCACCCGGCGGTGCGAGCGGTGCGTTACCCCGGGATACCGGAGGATCCCGCGCATCCGGTGGCGGCGGTCCAGATGCGCCGCTTCGGCGGGATCGTCGCGGTGGAGTTGGCCGATGCACGCACCGTGCACGCGCTGGTCGAGCGGAGTGCGCTCCTGGTCGCGTCGACGAGTTTCGGCGGCATCCACAGCTCGGTGGACCGGAGGGCCCGGTGGGGTGACGCGGTGCCCGACGGCTTCGCCCGCATCTCGCTGGGCATCGAGGACACCGAGGATCTACTCGCCGACCTCGAACAGGCGCTACCGCGGACGTGA
- a CDS encoding NAD(P)H-dependent glycerol-3-phosphate dehydrogenase, which produces MVEAAVMGAGAWGSALAKVLADAGNNVTLWARRPELADEINATHRNSGYLDVELPAAIRATSDPAEALDGACTVLLGVPAQTLRDNLSHWTKWIGADATLVSLAKGIELDTLMRMSQVIVQVTGADPGRVAVVSGPNLASEIAEEQPAATVVACSDSGRAVTLQRALSTHYLRPYTNSDVIGAEIGGACKNVIALACGMAAGAGLGENTAAAIITRGLAEIMRLGIALGAKPATLAGLAGIGDLVATCMSPHSRNRSFGVRLGGGGTMQAALDATGGHVAEGVTSCVSVLALASSYDVEMPLTEAVHRVCHKGLSVDEAVALLLGRSTKPE; this is translated from the coding sequence GTGGTGGAAGCGGCGGTGATGGGAGCCGGGGCGTGGGGGAGCGCTCTGGCCAAGGTGTTGGCAGATGCGGGGAACAACGTCACTCTCTGGGCGCGCCGGCCCGAGCTCGCCGACGAGATCAACGCCACCCACCGCAACTCGGGTTATCTCGACGTGGAGTTGCCGGCAGCCATCCGCGCCACCAGCGACCCCGCCGAGGCGCTCGACGGGGCCTGCACCGTACTGCTGGGAGTACCGGCCCAGACACTGCGGGACAACCTCAGCCACTGGACGAAGTGGATCGGCGCCGACGCCACGCTGGTCAGCCTTGCCAAAGGTATCGAACTGGACACCCTGATGCGGATGAGCCAGGTGATCGTCCAGGTGACCGGCGCCGATCCGGGCCGGGTGGCCGTGGTCAGCGGACCGAATCTGGCCAGCGAGATCGCCGAGGAGCAGCCTGCGGCCACGGTGGTCGCCTGTTCGGATTCGGGCCGTGCGGTGACGCTGCAGCGGGCGCTGTCCACGCACTACCTGCGGCCGTACACCAACTCCGATGTCATCGGCGCCGAGATCGGTGGCGCATGCAAGAACGTCATCGCGCTGGCGTGCGGGATGGCCGCCGGGGCCGGGCTGGGGGAGAACACCGCGGCAGCCATCATCACCCGCGGCCTGGCCGAGATCATGCGGCTGGGAATCGCGTTGGGGGCCAAGCCGGCGACCCTGGCCGGGCTCGCCGGGATCGGTGACCTGGTGGCCACCTGCATGTCGCCGCACTCGCGCAACCGCTCCTTCGGGGTACGACTGGGCGGCGGGGGCACCATGCAGGCCGCACTGGACGCGACCGGAGGACACGTCGCCGAGGGGGTCACCTCCTGCGTCTCGGTGCTGGCGCTGGCGTCGAGCTATGACGTCGAGATGCCGTTGACCGAGGCGGTACACCGGGTGTGTCACAAAGGGCTTTCGGTCGACGAGGCGGTTGCGCTGCTGCTGGGTCGATCGACCAAGCCGGAGTGA
- the cofC gene encoding 2-phospho-L-lactate guanylyltransferase, translating into MSGTDSPTAARPRSHRADVGVVIAVKRLTAAKTRLAPMFSAAAREDVVLAMLVDTISAAVAVPAVRSVVVVTPDRVAAEAAEHSGARALADPTPDGHADPLNNALTAAAVLMAGDGPNIVALQGDLPALQPYELAEAIAAGRHARRSFVADRHGGGTSALLAFAAPLDPRFGADSARRHRRSGALELDGPWPGLRCDIDTPEDLLAAQALGIGPATAKAIAAQR; encoded by the coding sequence GTGAGCGGCACCGACTCCCCGACGGCCGCCCGCCCGCGATCTCACCGAGCCGACGTCGGCGTGGTGATCGCGGTGAAGCGGCTCACGGCGGCCAAGACGCGGCTGGCGCCGATGTTTTCGGCGGCGGCCCGCGAAGACGTGGTGCTCGCGATGCTCGTCGACACCATCTCCGCAGCGGTGGCCGTGCCCGCGGTGCGCTCGGTGGTGGTGGTCACCCCCGACCGCGTCGCAGCCGAGGCCGCCGAGCACAGCGGCGCCCGCGCGCTGGCGGATCCGACCCCCGACGGCCACGCCGACCCGCTCAACAACGCATTGACCGCCGCGGCGGTCCTGATGGCCGGAGACGGGCCGAATATTGTTGCGCTGCAAGGTGACCTGCCGGCACTTCAGCCCTATGAACTGGCCGAGGCGATCGCTGCCGGCCGACACGCACGGCGCAGTTTCGTCGCCGACCGGCACGGCGGCGGGACGTCGGCGCTGTTGGCGTTCGCCGCGCCACTGGATCCGCGGTTCGGCGCCGATTCCGCGCGCCGGCATCGGCGTTCGGGGGCGCTGGAACTCGACGGTCCATGGCCGGGACTGCGCTGCGACATCGACACCCCGGAGGATCTCCTGGCCGCCCAGGCCCTCGGCATCGGCCCGGCCACCGCCAAGGCCATCGCAGCGCAACGGTGA
- a CDS encoding RNA degradosome polyphosphate kinase, with translation MTEAQTRTANGEVAEALPAATASTPEAPPAATPPTVENPLPEDRYLNRELSWLDFNSRVLALAADPSLPLLERAKFLAIFASNLDEFYMVRVAGLKRRDEMGLSVRSADGLSPREQLRRISERTQQIASRHAHVFLDSVRPALADEGIIIVTWAELDEAERARLSTYFHEQVFPVLTPLAVDPAHPFPFVSGLSLNLAITVKHPDDGGQHFARIKVPDNVDRFVELAARPGGGHQVRFLPMEELIAAFLPVLFPGLEIVEHHAFRITRNADFEVEEDRDEDLLQALERELARRRFGSPVRLEVSDDMTESMLELLLRELDVAPGDVVEVAGLLDLSSLWQIYGVDRPALKDPPFVPATPPAFGERETPKSIFAALRDGDVLVHHPYDSFSTTVQRFIEQAAADPNVLAIKQTLYRTSGDSPIVNALIDAAEAGKQVVALVEIKARFDEQANIKWARALEQAGVHVVYGLIGLKTHCKTCLVVRREGSMIRRYCHVGTGNYNPKTARLYEDIGLLTAAPDIGADLTDLFNSLTGYSRKDSYRNLLVAPYGVRRGIIERIEREIAATRDGADGRIRLKANALVDEQVIDALYRASQAGVRVEVVVRGICALRPGADDYSENITVRSILGRFLEHSRIIHFRAIEEYWIGSADMMHRNLDRRVEVMAQVKDPRLAGQLDDVFESAMDPSTRCWELGADGHWTASPQEGHTVQDHQVSMMKRHRQP, from the coding sequence ATGACCGAAGCTCAGACCCGGACGGCGAATGGGGAGGTGGCGGAGGCCCTGCCGGCCGCGACCGCTTCGACGCCCGAGGCACCACCGGCGGCGACGCCACCCACCGTCGAGAACCCGCTGCCCGAGGACCGGTATCTGAACCGGGAACTGAGCTGGCTGGACTTCAACTCCCGCGTGCTCGCCCTGGCGGCCGACCCGTCGCTGCCCCTGCTCGAGCGCGCGAAGTTCCTGGCGATCTTCGCGTCCAACCTCGACGAGTTCTACATGGTGCGCGTCGCCGGCCTGAAGCGCCGCGACGAGATGGGCCTGTCGGTCCGTTCGGCTGACGGTCTGTCGCCGCGCGAGCAACTGCGGCGGATCAGCGAGCGCACCCAGCAGATCGCCAGCCGCCACGCCCACGTGTTCCTCGACTCGGTACGGCCCGCGTTGGCCGACGAGGGAATCATTATTGTCACGTGGGCCGAACTCGACGAAGCCGAGCGCGCCCGGCTGTCGACGTACTTCCACGAACAGGTCTTCCCGGTGTTGACCCCGCTGGCCGTCGACCCCGCGCACCCGTTCCCGTTCGTCAGCGGCCTGAGCCTGAACCTGGCGATCACCGTCAAACATCCCGACGACGGCGGTCAGCACTTCGCCCGGATCAAGGTGCCTGACAACGTCGACCGCTTCGTCGAACTCGCGGCCCGTCCGGGCGGCGGCCACCAGGTCCGCTTCCTGCCGATGGAGGAATTGATCGCGGCGTTCCTGCCGGTGCTGTTCCCGGGCCTGGAGATCGTCGAACACCACGCCTTCCGGATCACCCGCAACGCCGACTTCGAGGTGGAAGAGGACCGCGACGAGGATCTCCTGCAGGCCCTCGAGCGGGAACTGGCACGCCGGCGGTTCGGCTCGCCGGTGCGCCTGGAGGTCTCCGACGACATGACCGAGAGCATGCTCGAGTTGCTGCTGCGCGAGCTCGACGTGGCCCCCGGCGACGTCGTCGAAGTCGCAGGGTTACTGGACCTCTCGTCGCTGTGGCAGATCTACGGCGTGGACCGGCCGGCACTGAAGGATCCGCCGTTCGTGCCCGCGACGCCGCCGGCCTTCGGTGAGCGCGAGACGCCGAAGAGCATTTTCGCTGCGCTGCGCGACGGGGACGTCCTGGTCCACCACCCGTACGACTCGTTCTCCACCACCGTGCAACGGTTCATCGAGCAGGCCGCCGCCGACCCCAATGTCCTGGCGATCAAACAGACCCTGTATCGCACGTCCGGGGACTCGCCGATCGTCAACGCGTTGATCGACGCAGCCGAGGCCGGCAAGCAGGTCGTCGCCCTGGTGGAGATCAAAGCCAGGTTCGACGAGCAGGCCAACATCAAGTGGGCCCGGGCGCTGGAACAGGCGGGCGTGCATGTGGTCTACGGCCTGATCGGCTTGAAGACACACTGCAAAACCTGTCTGGTGGTTCGGCGCGAAGGCTCGATGATCCGTCGCTACTGCCACGTCGGCACCGGCAACTACAACCCCAAGACCGCGCGGTTGTACGAGGACATCGGTCTGCTCACCGCCGCCCCCGACATCGGCGCCGACCTGACCGACCTGTTCAACTCGTTGACCGGGTACTCCCGCAAGGACTCCTACCGCAATCTTCTGGTTGCCCCGTACGGCGTGCGCAGAGGCATCATCGAGCGGATCGAACGCGAGATCGCCGCAACTCGCGACGGGGCCGACGGCCGGATCCGGCTGAAAGCCAACGCGTTGGTCGACGAGCAGGTCATCGACGCGCTCTACCGGGCCTCGCAGGCGGGTGTGCGCGTGGAGGTCGTGGTGCGCGGCATTTGTGCGCTGCGCCCGGGGGCCGACGATTATTCGGAGAACATCACGGTGCGCTCCATTCTGGGCCGGTTCCTCGAACATTCGCGAATCATTCACTTCCGCGCCATCGAGGAATACTGGATCGGCAGCGCCGACATGATGCACCGTAATCTGGACCGTCGTGTCGAAGTCATGGCGCAGGTGAAGGATCCGCGACTGGCCGGCCAGCTGGACGACGTCTTCGAATCGGCGATGGACCCCAGCACCCGCTGCTGGGAACTGGGAGCCGATGGGCACTGGACCGCATCCCCACAGGAGGGCCACACCGTGCAGGACCACCAGGTGTCGATGATGAAGCGTCACCGCCAGCCGTGA
- a CDS encoding NUDIX hydrolase has protein sequence MRNIVLAAGAVLWRPQDGSGEPEVAIIHRPRYDDWSLPKGKVDPGETEPVTAVREIAEETGFQSQLGRRLASVSYPIEEGVKKVRYWAARAVGGDFTVNHEVDELKWLPVRQAMDQLGYPHDRKVLRRFAKLPADTKTVLVVRHATAGSKSRYRGDDRNRPLDKHGRAQAESLVGLLLAFGAQDLFAADRVRCRQTLAPLAEELGAIVQDESTLTEEAYADKPKAAHHRLLEIADSAQTPVICTQGKVIPDLIAWWCERDGVRPDKSRNRKGSTWVLSLVDGRLVAADHLGSPLAPKK, from the coding sequence GTGAGGAACATCGTGCTCGCCGCCGGCGCCGTGCTCTGGCGGCCGCAGGACGGCTCGGGCGAACCCGAGGTGGCGATCATCCATCGCCCCCGCTATGACGACTGGTCGCTGCCCAAGGGCAAGGTGGATCCCGGTGAGACCGAGCCGGTCACCGCGGTGCGCGAGATCGCCGAGGAGACGGGATTTCAGTCCCAGCTGGGTCGGCGCCTGGCATCGGTGAGCTACCCGATCGAGGAAGGCGTCAAGAAGGTCCGGTACTGGGCCGCCCGCGCGGTCGGCGGCGACTTCACCGTCAATCACGAAGTCGACGAGCTCAAGTGGTTGCCGGTACGCCAGGCCATGGATCAGCTGGGCTACCCGCACGACCGCAAGGTGTTGCGGCGGTTCGCCAAGCTGCCCGCTGACACCAAGACGGTGCTGGTCGTCCGCCACGCCACCGCGGGCAGCAAGTCGAGGTATCGCGGTGATGACCGTAACCGCCCACTGGACAAGCACGGTCGAGCGCAGGCCGAGTCACTCGTCGGATTGCTGCTGGCGTTCGGCGCGCAGGATCTGTTCGCCGCCGACCGCGTTCGGTGCCGGCAGACGCTGGCTCCGCTGGCCGAGGAACTCGGTGCGATCGTGCAGGACGAGTCGACCCTGACCGAAGAGGCGTACGCCGACAAGCCGAAAGCCGCCCACCACCGGCTGCTCGAGATCGCCGACAGCGCTCAGACGCCGGTGATCTGTACCCAGGGCAAGGTGATACCGGATCTCATCGCGTGGTGGTGCGAACGCGACGGCGTCCGGCCGGACAAGTCACGCAACCGCAAAGGCAGCACGTGGGTGCTGTCGCTGGTCGACGGCCGTCTGGTCGCCGCCGACCACCTCGGCAGCCCGTTGGCGCCGAAAAAGTGA
- a CDS encoding HU family DNA-binding protein translates to MNKAELIDVLTEKLGSDRRQATAAVENVVDTIVRAVHKGDSVTITGFGVFEQRRRAARVARNPRTGETVKVKPTSVPAFRPGAQFKAVVSGAQKLPAEGPAVKRGVTAGSTARKAAKKSPAKKAPAKKAAAKKAPAKKAPAKKAPAKKAATKTAAKKAPAKKAATKTAAKKAPAKKAATKTAAKKAPAKKAATKTAAKKAPAKKTAAKKAPAKRGRR, encoded by the coding sequence ATGAATAAAGCAGAGCTCATCGACGTACTCACGGAGAAATTGGGCTCGGATCGTCGGCAGGCCACTGCCGCGGTGGAGAACGTCGTCGACACCATCGTGCGCGCTGTGCACAAGGGCGACAGCGTGACCATCACCGGCTTCGGTGTTTTCGAGCAGCGCCGTCGTGCCGCCCGAGTCGCCCGTAACCCGCGTACCGGTGAGACGGTGAAGGTCAAGCCGACATCGGTTCCGGCGTTCCGGCCCGGCGCTCAGTTCAAGGCTGTCGTTTCGGGCGCCCAGAAGCTTCCGGCCGAGGGCCCCGCGGTCAAGCGCGGCGTCACCGCCGGCAGCACTGCGCGCAAGGCGGCCAAGAAGTCTCCGGCCAAGAAGGCTCCGGCCAAGAAGGCCGCGGCGAAGAAGGCTCCGGCGAAGAAGGCTCCGGCCAAGAAGGCTCCGGCCAAGAAGGCGGCCACCAAGACCGCGGCCAAGAAGGCTCCGGCCAAGAAGGCAGCCACCAAGACCGCGGCCAAGAAGGCTCCGGCCAAGAAGGCAGCCACCAAGACCGCGGCCAAGAAGGCCCCGGCCAAGAAGGCAGCCACCAAGACCGCGGCCAAGAAGGCCCCGGCCAAGAAGACCGCCGCGAAGAAGGCTCCGGCCAAGCGCGGTCGCCGGTAG